One Acidobacteriota bacterium genomic region harbors:
- the nrdR gene encoding transcriptional regulator NrdR has translation MKCPFCGFDRDRVVDSRESREGDVIRRRRQCLACERRFTSYEKIELTPFVVIKRDERREPWNREKLKQGLMIACRKRPVSADDLETLADDIELTIQDSAEREISSSQLGTIVMDRLKALDKIAYIRFASVYRRFEDVDEFLEELEELREKAGSPDASEGSSD, from the coding sequence ATGAAGTGTCCGTTTTGCGGGTTTGACCGCGACCGGGTCGTCGACTCGCGCGAGAGCCGCGAAGGAGACGTGATCCGCCGGAGGCGCCAGTGCCTCGCCTGTGAACGGCGCTTCACCAGTTACGAAAAGATCGAGCTGACCCCTTTCGTCGTGATCAAGCGCGACGAGCGACGCGAGCCGTGGAATCGCGAAAAGCTGAAGCAGGGGCTGATGATCGCCTGCAGAAAACGCCCCGTTTCGGCCGACGACCTCGAAACGCTCGCCGACGACATCGAGCTGACCATTCAGGACTCGGCGGAGCGGGAGATCTCGAGCAGCCAGCTCGGTACCATCGTCATGGACCGGCTCAAGGCACTCGACAAGATTGCCTATATCCGCTTCGCCTCCGTTTACCGACGGTTCGAGGACGTCGACGAATTTCTCGAAGAGCTCGAAGAGCTGAGAGAGAAAGCGGGGAGCCCCGACGCATCCGAGGGATCGTCGGATTGA
- a CDS encoding flippase-like domain-containing protein — MPDRRQKHTTRLIVIAVLTIGLLYLFFRNADFRGVAEVVAAVNPFWLAIAFVINGLALLFRTLRWRIIVRPDEPPRVYDTFFATSIGFMSSAILPVRAGDLVRSALLRKKTGIRFSSALGTVVTERVLDLTSIISLFLIFVAVTLWSGPPLEPAKASFIRTTGSVALLLLAGLAFVIISATLFQPTVRRHIAFLGKILPLRLRESLGNMAESFITSLRFRGSRRQFITVIVLTLGVWLCLTTQFYFVMLSVGRPLPLVASFFMTAMTVIGFAIPTPGGVGGFHKICQLVLVNFYGFTVDASVAIALVYHVVGTLPVIVCGTMMFAKEGLSWKLLETIEKEAEAEAEKGDETLPKPGGAGTVV, encoded by the coding sequence GTGCCCGATCGAAGACAGAAGCACACCACCAGGCTGATCGTCATCGCGGTCCTGACCATCGGCCTTCTCTATCTCTTCTTCCGCAACGCCGACTTCAGGGGGGTGGCCGAGGTCGTCGCCGCCGTGAATCCTTTCTGGCTGGCCATCGCATTCGTCATCAATGGCCTTGCGCTTCTTTTCCGAACTCTGCGCTGGCGAATCATCGTCCGTCCCGATGAGCCTCCGCGGGTTTACGACACTTTTTTCGCGACCTCGATCGGGTTCATGTCGTCAGCGATTCTTCCTGTGCGGGCAGGAGATCTCGTTCGTTCGGCGCTGCTTCGCAAGAAAACCGGAATTCGATTCTCCTCGGCGCTCGGGACAGTCGTCACCGAGCGCGTGCTCGACCTCACGTCGATCATCTCGCTCTTTCTGATTTTCGTAGCGGTGACACTCTGGTCCGGCCCTCCACTCGAACCGGCGAAGGCTTCCTTCATTCGCACGACGGGATCGGTTGCGCTCCTCCTTCTGGCCGGGCTCGCCTTCGTGATCATTTCGGCCACTCTTTTTCAGCCCACCGTGCGGCGGCACATCGCCTTTCTCGGCAAGATTCTCCCCCTTCGTCTGCGGGAGAGCCTCGGAAACATGGCGGAGTCCTTCATTACCTCTCTTCGCTTTCGCGGATCGAGAAGGCAATTCATCACGGTCATCGTCCTCACGCTCGGCGTCTGGCTCTGCCTGACGACGCAGTTCTACTTCGTCATGCTGTCGGTTGGCCGTCCGCTCCCCCTGGTGGCCAGCTTTTTCATGACGGCGATGACGGTCATCGGATTCGCGATACCGACCCCAGGCGGCGTCGGCGGATTCCATAAGATCTGTCAGCTCGTTCTGGTCAATTTCTACGGTTTCACGGTGGACGCTTCCGTAGCGATCGCGCTCGTCTATCACGTCGTCGGAACGCTGCCGGTCATCGTCTGCGGAACAATGATGTTCGCGAAAGAAGGGCTTTCCTGGAAGCTTCTCGAAACGATCGAGAAGGAGGCGGAGGCGGAGGCCGAGAAGGGCGACGAAACTCTCCCGAAACCCGGAGGGGCCGGTACGGTGGTATAA
- a CDS encoding glycosyltransferase family 4 protein, giving the protein MAGHLTPLTVLHLNVKSSFSTGSVNQMFQAAAAMAAAGHRTVIATRFNRALQEASREAGVEFRAISFRNDVDIVSMIRLRRLIDETRPDVIHVHKGRAHSLALAALTGNPAPALIVNRGVSFPLNRMNAVKYRSARVGRIVTVCESIRRTVIRTGQVDPDRVVTVFAGTDPERFDPALWDRNDFRREAGFGADDFVVAHVGIRPWKGYREAMESFARFHRQVPGAKLLLIGAAKPGEHRRMERVLEELAIREATVFTGFRSDMPRVLSACNVVMDASWDGTGITGTIREGMALSIPVIATDCGGNRELVNSAEVGWMVPPRDVEALYQGLIEVHRDPGRAEAVGQAARERILRRFTVDHRIDHLGMVYKAAIAERVSLGMRDASAARSV; this is encoded by the coding sequence ATGGCAGGCCATCTTACTCCTCTGACGGTCCTTCATCTGAACGTCAAGAGCAGTTTTTCCACGGGCTCGGTCAACCAGATGTTCCAGGCGGCGGCGGCCATGGCCGCTGCGGGGCATCGGACGGTCATCGCCACGCGGTTCAACCGGGCCCTTCAGGAGGCCAGCCGAGAGGCGGGCGTGGAGTTCAGGGCGATCTCCTTCAGGAATGACGTCGACATCGTTTCGATGATCCGGCTTCGCCGTCTCATCGACGAGACTCGGCCGGACGTTATCCACGTTCACAAAGGGCGCGCCCACTCGCTCGCCCTGGCGGCGCTGACGGGCAATCCGGCTCCGGCACTGATCGTCAATCGAGGGGTGTCGTTTCCGCTGAACCGGATGAATGCGGTGAAATACCGGTCGGCTCGTGTGGGGAGAATCGTGACCGTCTGCGAAAGCATCCGGCGGACCGTCATACGAACCGGGCAGGTCGATCCCGATCGCGTCGTGACGGTGTTTGCAGGAACGGACCCTGAGCGGTTCGACCCTGCGCTGTGGGATCGCAACGACTTCCGGCGGGAAGCGGGATTCGGAGCGGACGACTTCGTCGTCGCACATGTCGGGATCCGGCCCTGGAAGGGGTATCGGGAGGCGATGGAGTCCTTCGCACGCTTTCACCGGCAGGTTCCCGGGGCGAAGCTGCTCCTGATCGGCGCGGCGAAGCCGGGTGAGCACCGACGAATGGAGCGAGTACTGGAAGAGCTCGCGATTCGGGAGGCGACCGTCTTCACCGGTTTCCGAAGCGACATGCCTCGCGTGCTTTCCGCCTGCAACGTCGTCATGGACGCGTCGTGGGATGGAACGGGCATTACCGGTACGATCCGCGAAGGAATGGCATTATCGATCCCGGTGATCGCAACCGACTGCGGAGGAAATCGCGAGCTCGTCAATTCGGCGGAGGTTGGATGGATGGTGCCACCGCGCGACGTGGAAGCTCTCTACCAGGGGCTGATCGAAGTTCATCGCGACCCGGGCCGCGCGGAAGCCGTCGGGCAAGCAGCGCGAGAGCGAATCCTCCGGCGATTCACAGTGGATCACCGAATCGACCATCTCGGGATGGTCTACAAAGCGGCGATCGCGGAGCGCGTCTCGCTCGGCATGAGGGATGCGTCGGCCGCCAGGTCGGTCTGA
- a CDS encoding DUF1844 domain-containing protein translates to MSESSRKSSIRVTDRRLFTPDGDVREEIEEEIEARERETPEATVKKPTPPEASSERPTPGPEAPGRGAGEAPREAAEEPTLFMALLDNFVVNAYAAMGMVGGPYQQSEPDYRAARQMIDILEMLEKKTKGNLEPAEEKYLRTHLGDLKLAFVRKNKSI, encoded by the coding sequence TTGTCCGAGAGTTCCAGAAAGAGCTCGATCAGAGTCACTGACAGGAGGTTATTCACTCCCGACGGAGATGTGCGCGAGGAGATCGAAGAGGAGATCGAAGCCAGAGAGAGGGAAACTCCCGAAGCAACCGTAAAAAAGCCCACTCCTCCGGAGGCGTCTTCGGAGCGCCCGACTCCTGGACCGGAAGCCCCGGGGCGAGGGGCGGGAGAAGCCCCACGGGAGGCGGCGGAGGAACCGACTCTGTTCATGGCGCTCCTCGACAACTTCGTCGTGAACGCATACGCAGCGATGGGGATGGTCGGCGGACCCTACCAGCAGAGTGAGCCGGATTACCGCGCCGCACGCCAGATGATCGACATTCTCGAGATGCTCGAAAAGAAGACGAAGGGGAATCTCGAACCGGCCGAGGAGAAGTACCTCCGCACTCACCTCGGGGATCTGAAGCTCGCATTCGTCAGGAAGAACAAATCGATCTGA
- a CDS encoding DUF4388 domain-containing protein, whose product MALEGTLKDFSLADIFQLIGLQRKTGVLRLTGSSDAVTVTFLDGQVVAADSENKRIENRLGHVLVKKGNITAEQLNRALEIQKETLQRLGFILVNNNFISRDQLREALQMQILGTIYRLFRWQDGEYHFSQESTIEYDRENVLPITAESILMEGARMIDEWPIIEKRIRSYDMVFRKKPVDQQIVVVDEEDADELDFDMGDGPAAANVADAGDQIRITAEEKATYDLVDGVRNVGEIVEMSRLSEFDTNKYLYELLTRDLIEEARKVTEKTGPARETVGQTAATEVPTALSLPLILVVAGLAAASLLTFYKNPVNAIGHEVVAELKKAISLERIARLGNGIDAWSAIHGTPPDELEDLVPAYVSDNLLQDPWGRTYSYLSKSAPVSQYIISGSDGDNNTDTDLFLARNLDEAPTEQVQAGGIELVD is encoded by the coding sequence ATGGCGCTCGAGGGAACACTCAAGGATTTCAGTCTCGCCGATATCTTTCAGCTGATCGGCCTTCAGCGGAAGACCGGTGTGCTGCGGCTGACTGGAAGCAGTGACGCGGTCACCGTGACGTTTCTCGACGGTCAGGTCGTTGCCGCCGATTCGGAGAACAAGCGTATCGAAAACCGCCTTGGCCACGTGCTGGTCAAGAAGGGCAACATTACCGCCGAGCAGCTCAACCGCGCGCTGGAAATCCAGAAGGAAACTCTCCAGCGGCTCGGCTTCATTCTCGTCAACAACAACTTCATTTCGCGCGACCAGCTTCGAGAGGCTCTGCAGATGCAGATCCTCGGTACGATCTATCGCCTCTTTCGCTGGCAGGACGGCGAATACCACTTCTCGCAGGAGTCGACCATCGAGTACGACCGCGAGAACGTCCTGCCGATAACAGCCGAATCGATTCTGATGGAAGGCGCGAGGATGATCGACGAATGGCCGATCATCGAAAAGCGCATCCGCTCGTACGACATGGTGTTCCGCAAGAAGCCGGTCGACCAGCAGATCGTCGTCGTCGACGAAGAGGATGCCGACGAGCTCGATTTCGACATGGGGGATGGGCCTGCCGCGGCAAACGTGGCCGATGCGGGCGACCAGATCAGAATCACCGCGGAAGAGAAGGCAACTTACGATCTGGTGGACGGCGTTCGGAACGTCGGCGAGATCGTCGAGATGAGCCGGCTCTCCGAGTTCGACACGAACAAATACCTGTACGAGCTCCTCACCAGAGATCTCATCGAAGAGGCCCGCAAAGTCACGGAGAAGACAGGGCCGGCGAGAGAGACTGTCGGGCAGACGGCCGCCACCGAGGTCCCGACGGCGCTTTCTCTGCCCCTGATTCTCGTCGTCGCGGGGCTGGCAGCCGCATCACTCCTGACGTTCTACAAGAACCCTGTGAACGCGATCGGCCACGAGGTCGTCGCCGAGCTCAAGAAGGCGATCTCGCTCGAGCGAATCGCGAGGCTCGGAAACGGGATCGATGCCTGGTCGGCCATTCATGGAACGCCTCCCGATGAGCTCGAGGATCTCGTGCCGGCGTACGTTTCGGATAATCTCCTCCAGGATCCGTGGGGCCGGACCTACAGCTACCTGTCGAAATCGGCTCCCGTCAGTCAATACATCATCAGCGGCTCCGACGGGGACAACAATACCGATACCGATCTGTTTCTTGCACGCAATCTGGACGAGGCGCCGACCGAGCAGGTCCAGGCGGGCGGAATCGAGCTCGTCGATTAG
- a CDS encoding DUF4339 domain-containing protein: MDAGGDMSVDSREGRRYQVELQHGVEEFDFRQLRDLIRSGIVGATTFVAEAGGEEWKMAADHEALRRYIELAGAARESAAVAPPSVSAKRLIIYLALGGLVAGAIMSILAPICLVIGVFAKFVVSFAAFGAVLALGINSAVREEDTRLIGITAASFAAGGLVAWLIRGTAQFTAMHFAIIGLIGAAGLCWGLGFGLRRAIPVVVAALVFFPLAVAMLGRFLPEGQISPILALLILPLSIFLPSIPFAFFGGILGGVMAMTEEKA, from the coding sequence ATGGATGCCGGAGGAGATATGTCGGTCGACTCGCGCGAAGGGCGGCGTTATCAGGTAGAGCTTCAGCACGGAGTAGAGGAATTTGATTTTCGGCAACTGCGCGATCTGATCCGGAGCGGGATCGTCGGCGCGACGACCTTCGTCGCGGAGGCCGGCGGCGAGGAGTGGAAGATGGCGGCGGATCATGAAGCTCTGCGTCGGTACATCGAACTGGCCGGGGCAGCACGCGAAAGCGCGGCCGTGGCGCCTCCATCGGTGAGCGCGAAACGCCTGATCATCTACCTCGCCCTGGGCGGTCTCGTGGCGGGCGCGATCATGTCGATTCTCGCGCCGATCTGTCTCGTCATCGGGGTTTTCGCCAAGTTCGTGGTCAGCTTCGCCGCTTTCGGTGCGGTGCTCGCACTCGGTATCAATTCAGCGGTGAGAGAGGAAGATACGCGGCTGATCGGGATCACCGCCGCGTCCTTTGCTGCGGGAGGTCTCGTCGCGTGGCTGATACGCGGGACCGCTCAGTTCACGGCCATGCATTTCGCGATCATCGGGCTGATTGGCGCGGCCGGCCTTTGCTGGGGCCTCGGTTTCGGGCTCCGTCGCGCCATCCCGGTCGTGGTCGCCGCGCTGGTCTTCTTTCCGCTCGCAGTTGCGATGCTCGGGAGATTTCTTCCGGAAGGACAGATTTCTCCGATCCTGGCGCTCCTGATTCTGCCGCTATCCATCTTCCTCCCATCGATTCCCTTCGCCTTCTTCGGCGGGATTCTGGGCGGGGTGATGGCGATGACCGAGGAGAAAGCGTAA
- a CDS encoding type II toxin-antitoxin system VapC family toxin has product MIVIDASAVLEVLLRTSMAEEVESLIFVDDETLHAPHLIDLEVTQVLRRYQINGRLDDARGFEAISDFRAFSIERYPHDLFLGRIWALRRSLTAYDAAYVALAETLDATLVTCDARLAASSGHEAEITLVR; this is encoded by the coding sequence ATGATCGTCATCGATGCTTCGGCGGTTCTCGAAGTTCTTCTGCGAACATCCATGGCAGAGGAGGTGGAATCACTGATCTTCGTTGATGACGAGACGCTTCACGCGCCGCACCTGATCGATCTCGAGGTCACTCAGGTGCTTCGCCGCTACCAGATCAACGGGCGTCTCGACGACGCGAGAGGATTCGAGGCAATCAGCGATTTCCGCGCCTTTTCCATTGAACGGTACCCGCACGACCTGTTCCTGGGACGAATCTGGGCGCTGCGCCGAAGCCTGACGGCATATGACGCCGCCTACGTGGCTCTGGCGGAGACTCTCGACGCGACTCTGGTCACCTGCGATGCGCGACTCGCGGCATCATCCGGTCACGAAGCGGAGATCACGCTCGTCCGATGA
- a CDS encoding potassium transporter Kup, with the protein MLLLSIGALGIVYGDIGTSPLYAVRECFHGPLAIPTTEANIFGVLSLILWALVIVISIKYLIFVLRADNRGEGGIIALMSLIRPAKMDQTTRTRRIILVMMGLFGASLLYGDGMITPAISVLSAIEGLEVATPFFTPWVIPITVAILIVLFLAQKRGTAGIGAIFGPVTFVWFTTLIVLGASQIVHHPEIIAAINPWYGFQFFVLNGWKGFLILGAVFLVATGGEALYADIGHFGTRPIRLTWFTFVLPALVINYFGQGALLLRDPAAAVNPFYNMAPEWALYPLVIIATAATVIASQAVISGSFSLTRQAVQLGYMPRLRIEHTSEREIGQVYIPFVNWVLMVACIGLVFGFRSSSNLAAAYGVAVSSDMVLTTILFAVVAAMRWKWRRGLVIGMAAVFLIVDLAFWGANIYKVPQGGWFPLVVAALCFVAMTTWKRGRGILDDRLREDSLPFDLFLQSLAKMPLTRVPGTAVFMFRRAGSTPPSLLHNIKHNKILHERVVLLAIQTEEVPYVEPENRAEIVDHGQGIFAITARYGFMEDPDIPELLASLQLEGVSFAPENTSYFLGRETLLATKRPGMAIWRERLFAWMSRNALPAAYFFRLPPNRVVELGAQIEL; encoded by the coding sequence CTGCTGCTCCTCTCGATTGGCGCCCTCGGGATCGTATACGGCGACATCGGCACGAGTCCTCTCTACGCGGTGCGCGAGTGTTTCCACGGTCCGCTTGCGATTCCCACGACCGAGGCGAACATCTTCGGCGTTCTGTCGCTGATCCTCTGGGCGCTGGTCATCGTCATTTCGATCAAGTATCTGATCTTCGTTCTCAGGGCGGACAACCGCGGCGAGGGAGGCATCATCGCGCTGATGTCGCTGATCCGCCCCGCGAAGATGGACCAGACCACGCGCACACGGCGAATCATCCTCGTGATGATGGGACTTTTCGGCGCCTCGCTGCTCTACGGCGACGGGATGATCACCCCGGCGATCTCCGTACTTTCCGCGATCGAGGGTCTCGAGGTCGCCACCCCATTCTTCACTCCCTGGGTCATTCCGATCACAGTCGCGATTCTCATCGTGCTTTTTCTCGCTCAGAAACGAGGAACCGCGGGGATCGGCGCGATCTTCGGTCCCGTCACCTTCGTATGGTTCACGACTCTGATCGTCCTCGGTGCCTCCCAGATCGTCCACCATCCCGAGATCATCGCGGCAATCAATCCCTGGTACGGGTTTCAGTTCTTCGTGCTCAACGGATGGAAGGGCTTCCTGATCCTCGGCGCCGTCTTTCTCGTCGCAACCGGTGGCGAGGCGCTCTACGCGGACATCGGACATTTCGGCACTCGCCCGATCCGGCTGACGTGGTTCACGTTCGTCCTTCCGGCGCTCGTGATCAACTACTTCGGGCAGGGAGCTCTTCTCCTGCGCGATCCGGCCGCGGCGGTCAACCCCTTTTACAACATGGCTCCGGAGTGGGCTCTCTACCCTCTCGTGATCATTGCAACCGCCGCCACCGTGATCGCGTCACAGGCCGTGATCTCCGGGTCCTTTTCGCTGACGCGGCAGGCCGTCCAGCTCGGATACATGCCCCGGCTCCGCATCGAGCACACCTCGGAGAGAGAGATAGGCCAGGTATACATCCCGTTCGTCAACTGGGTGCTGATGGTTGCCTGCATCGGTTTGGTATTCGGATTCCGGAGCTCGAGTAACCTGGCGGCTGCATACGGCGTCGCGGTATCGAGCGACATGGTTCTCACGACGATCCTCTTCGCGGTCGTCGCCGCCATGCGCTGGAAGTGGAGACGCGGGCTCGTTATCGGCATGGCAGCCGTTTTCCTGATCGTCGACCTCGCATTCTGGGGTGCGAACATCTACAAGGTGCCACAGGGAGGCTGGTTTCCGCTGGTCGTCGCAGCTCTCTGTTTCGTCGCGATGACGACATGGAAACGCGGCCGTGGAATTCTCGACGACCGTCTCCGTGAGGATTCTCTCCCCTTCGATCTCTTCCTGCAGTCTCTCGCGAAGATGCCTCTGACGCGAGTTCCGGGAACCGCGGTCTTCATGTTCAGGCGCGCCGGTTCCACTCCGCCGAGTCTCCTTCACAACATCAAGCACAACAAGATCCTCCACGAGAGAGTCGTCCTGCTCGCGATTCAGACCGAGGAAGTCCCGTACGTCGAGCCGGAGAATCGGGCGGAAATCGTGGATCACGGCCAGGGGATCTTCGCGATCACCGCCCGTTACGGGTTCATGGAAGATCCCGACATCCCGGAACTGCTCGCGAGCCTCCAGCTCGAAGGGGTGAGCTTCGCCCCGGAGAACACCTCATATTTTCTCGGCAGGGAGACCCTCCTCGCCACGAAGCGGCCGGGCATGGCCATCTGGCGCGAGCGGCTTTTCGCCTGGATGTCGCGCAACGCGCTGCCGGCTGCTTATTTCTTCAGGCTCCCTCCGAATCGCGTCGTCGAGCTCGGGGCGCAGATCGAGCTCTGA
- a CDS encoding beta-lactamase family protein gives MRAYSGEVPGASVLVLRDGDPVLRESWGYANLEKRDAAHSGTNYRLASVTKQFTAAAILMLARDGVLDLADGIRVWLPSLPPSVEPVTIHHLLTHTSGLVDYEDLIPANTTRQLRDVDVLKLLESVEKTYFPPGSAYRYSNSGYALLALVVEEVSGKPFATFLRERIFQPLEMNGSVAFERGISTVSDRAYGYSRDGEVWKLDDQSLTSAVLGDGGIYSSIDDLAKWDAALTTGSLLGATFQQLAFTPATATDRSGVSYGFGWRLENRTQWHTGETRGFRTAIFRDPGRRLTVIVLTNRNEGEPIELARRIAAVYDGGQSDVSE, from the coding sequence ATGAGAGCGTATTCGGGCGAAGTTCCGGGCGCGTCAGTTCTAGTACTCCGAGACGGCGACCCCGTTCTCCGCGAATCCTGGGGCTATGCCAACCTCGAAAAGCGCGATGCTGCGCACTCCGGCACGAACTACCGCCTCGCCTCGGTCACCAAGCAGTTCACGGCGGCCGCGATCCTCATGCTCGCAAGGGACGGGGTACTCGATCTCGCTGACGGCATTCGCGTCTGGCTCCCTTCACTTCCTCCGTCGGTCGAGCCCGTCACGATCCACCATCTTCTGACGCACACGTCCGGACTCGTCGACTACGAGGATCTCATTCCCGCCAACACCACCCGGCAGCTCCGGGACGTCGACGTTCTGAAGCTCCTCGAGAGCGTGGAGAAAACATACTTTCCTCCGGGCTCAGCGTATCGGTACAGCAACTCCGGCTATGCGCTTCTCGCGCTCGTCGTCGAGGAGGTTTCCGGCAAGCCGTTCGCGACGTTCCTTCGTGAGCGCATCTTCCAGCCTCTCGAAATGAACGGCTCCGTGGCATTCGAGCGCGGCATCTCGACGGTTTCGGACCGTGCATACGGTTACAGCCGCGACGGCGAGGTGTGGAAGCTCGACGATCAGAGCCTCACCAGCGCGGTGCTCGGTGATGGCGGAATCTATTCGTCGATTGACGATCTCGCGAAGTGGGACGCTGCTCTCACCACCGGCAGCCTGCTGGGAGCGACGTTCCAGCAGCTCGCCTTCACACCCGCAACGGCGACCGATCGAAGCGGTGTGAGCTATGGATTCGGCTGGCGTCTCGAGAACCGAACGCAATGGCATACCGGCGAGACCCGGGGCTTCCGCACCGCGATTTTTCGAGATCCGGGTCGCAGACTGACGGTCATCGTTCTGACGAATCGCAACGAGGGTGAACCGATCGAGCTCGCGCGTCGAATCGCCGCGGTCTATGACGGCGGCCAGTCTGATGTCTCGGAGTGA
- a CDS encoding DUF1453 domain-containing protein yields the protein MPLLAAILALFALFLLLLLSIPFSLVQRFRRGTSRRRARKWVASVNLVSIAISIAMFLTSAAIIGISAPRAFSYSLIGLAVGGLLGLLGLALTRWEATPETVYYTPNRVLILMISIVVVTRITYGFYRGWHAWGTTSDESWLAAAGVSTSLAFGAVVLGYYFTYWAGVRGRLIRDRGELSP from the coding sequence GTGCCTCTTCTCGCCGCCATCCTCGCCCTGTTCGCGCTGTTTCTGTTACTGCTCCTCAGCATTCCGTTCTCGCTCGTGCAGCGATTCCGGCGCGGGACCAGCCGAAGGCGGGCGCGAAAATGGGTGGCGAGCGTCAACCTCGTCAGCATTGCGATCTCGATCGCGATGTTCCTCACCTCCGCGGCAATCATCGGTATTTCCGCGCCGCGAGCATTTTCCTATTCGCTGATCGGGCTCGCGGTGGGGGGGCTGCTCGGTCTGCTCGGGCTCGCACTCACCCGGTGGGAGGCGACCCCGGAGACCGTCTACTACACTCCGAACCGGGTGCTGATCCTCATGATCTCGATCGTCGTCGTCACTCGGATCACCTACGGTTTTTACCGGGGATGGCACGCGTGGGGTACCACGAGTGATGAGTCATGGCTCGCTGCGGCCGGTGTCTCGACGTCTCTCGCTTTCGGAGCCGTCGTCCTCGGTTATTACTTCACCTACTGGGCGGGCGTTCGCGGACGTCTCATTCGGGATCGCGGCGAGCTCTCGCCGTAG
- a CDS encoding AraC family transcriptional regulator codes for MEQTGDHSFGTTLRWHDLNDLGVGEVSMPRGLRLSEHAHDSAQVCFILEGHYVERWYGRDIRLGPGSSLFRPPSLPHENEFRSDVEVLALLVSFAPGRFPELSRIEPSPFPALWLRSLRFELEAELKYGEPGFHPALESLAILLSIKLSRFGHRNDPPPWISEAVAFIDRSYARRISLETVADQAGVGRSTLSAGFRRWVGRSVGEEIRRRRLLEAERLLLETNEPIAKIAHDCGFFDQAHLTRALRAASKVTPGELRRRTQC; via the coding sequence ATGGAACAGACCGGAGATCATAGTTTCGGAACGACGCTGCGATGGCACGATCTCAACGATCTCGGCGTCGGCGAAGTGTCGATGCCTCGCGGTCTCCGGCTTTCGGAGCACGCGCACGATTCGGCTCAGGTGTGCTTCATACTCGAAGGGCACTATGTGGAGCGATGGTATGGCCGTGACATCCGCCTTGGACCCGGATCGAGTCTTTTCCGACCGCCCTCGCTCCCTCACGAGAACGAGTTTCGGTCTGACGTTGAAGTGCTGGCACTGCTCGTTTCGTTCGCTCCCGGGCGGTTTCCCGAGCTCTCCCGGATCGAGCCCTCACCCTTCCCGGCATTGTGGCTTCGAAGTCTTCGCTTCGAGCTCGAAGCCGAGCTGAAGTACGGCGAGCCCGGTTTCCACCCGGCACTGGAATCGCTGGCGATCCTCCTTTCGATCAAGCTCTCCCGGTTCGGTCATCGGAACGATCCTCCGCCATGGATTTCCGAGGCGGTTGCTTTCATCGATCGCTCGTACGCCCGCCGAATCAGCCTGGAGACAGTCGCCGATCAGGCCGGAGTGGGGCGCTCCACCCTGAGCGCCGGGTTCCGGAGGTGGGTCGGACGATCGGTCGGCGAAGAGATTCGAAGGCGGCGTCTGCTCGAAGCCGAGCGTCTTCTCCTCGAGACGAACGAGCCGATCGCGAAAATCGCACACGACTGCGGCTTCTTCGATCAGGCTCATCTCACGCGAGCACTCCGCGCCGCCTCGAAAGTCACTCCGGGCGAACTTCGCCGCCGCACTCAGTGTTGA